The DNA segment CAAAGCAAGAGGGGTGGAATGTGCTGGCGAGAGGGGTACTGGGGAGGGTTGGGGCATGCAGGGTCCTGGGGAGCTCTCGTAACCTGTTGTGGCACAGGTACGAGAAAGCGTCCCCTGTGGTGGAGTGCAAGCACTATCTGCAGGACCATGGCACCAGAATTGGCTGCCGCTTCAGTCAGAatgagatcatccagttccagcctttCCATGTTCTCCTCAACGCCAGTCTTGGCAGCAGGACCTTGAAGATACTCAGCAAGAGCATGGAGCTGCAGGACCTGGGTATGGAGTGGTGGGGGGCACACACTCtcctctgtggggctgctgcaggggccAGCAGCTGGGCTTTGGGTCCCCAGGGCTGCCCCATTATGTCCCAGTTGGCGTTCAGGCCACTGGGGCATGGGGAATGGCACTCACTGGGCATCAGCTGTGCCTTGCAGTGAAACCAGAGGCACCCGTCAACCTGACCATCCACAATGTGAGCAACAACCAGCTGCAGCTGACCTGGAGCTCCCCATACCCCAAAGCCCAGTGCCTGGAGCATGCTGTCAAGTACAAGAGCAACAAGGACACCAGCTGGACGGTGAGAGCCCCCAGGATGCAACCACTGTTCCTGGGGACCAACCATGcaccacagcagtgctggccCTCACCACATGGCCCATGTCTCCCTGCAGGAGCACCGGGTGAATGGAGACATGTTCTCCTTTCCCAGCATGGACCATGAGAAGTACTACACCTTCTACGTGCGCAGCAAGATCAACAACTACTGCGGCAGCACCCAGCTTTGGAGCGAATGGAGTGTCCCTGTGGTCTGGGGCAGCAACTCCACCAGCAAGGGTGGGTcctgtgtgctgcagtgggATAGGGTGGGCTGGGGGATGGTTGGGATTGGCAGGCAAGGGCCACGATCATGCCCACCCCACTCTCATGGTGGTGCACCAGCGTGGGCCCATGTAACCACGGCTCTTTCCAggcacagcagaggagcagctaCACCGGTTCTGGATCCACACAGTCTTAGTCCCCATTGCCTCCTGCCTGATCTTGCTGGTCCTTGTCATCCTGTTGGTGCGCATGGAAAGGTGAGCAGGGGGGGGCTGATGGGAGGCAGCATCGCTGGGGCTCTTCTCCAACATGTCTGTCTCGCGCAGGGTGTGGGTCATCCTCATGCCCCGGATCCCCAACCCCAGCAAGAACTTCGATGAGCTCTTCATCACTCACAATGGCAACTTCCAGGTAAGACATCTGCAGGCAGCCCTGCCCCAGgctcatccctgccccacaggctggggccaggctgggtgGGGGCTCTTCTCACCCAACTCTGCTCCCTACAGGAATGGGCTGGAGTCCCCAAAGATGTTGTGGAGAGCTTCAAGCCCAACTACAGCGAGAACATCTGCTATGTGAGCGAGCTGCCCCCCAACAACAGCTATGAGCCCCTTTGGGAGAACAGCAACCACCACCCATCTGCAGTGCCTGGGGCCCCGGCCCCCCctcctgagcacagcccctaCAAGAACACCTACATGGGGGTTTGATGTGCAGCTGCACCCTGCATGCCTGCACCCTGCAGTCTGAACCCTGCTGCTCCGCGGCCCTTGCTACCTGCTCACACCTAATCCCTGggacccccagccctgctccctgccatAGCCCCAGTGACCCCGCAGCTGCAGGGTGCTGAGTGAGCACCAGCGGCACCACACAGTGCAGCGTGTGTCCTGCACAGTGTTCAGTGCGTGGTGCACAGCGCCATGTGTGTGCTATTTCATAGAGTCATAAAGTCAaccagtttggaaaagaccttcaagctcatccagtccaagccttaccccagctctgccaaggccacccctaacccctggcactgaggcctcgtctccacgctgtgtgaacacttgcagggacggtgactgcagccctgccctgggcagcctgttctaatgcctgagcaccctctggggcaggaattgttcctcagctccatctaaacctgccctggtgcagcttgaggccgtttcctcttgtcccgtCTCTTGTtccagagcccagcccctcctggctccatcctcctgtcagctGCTCTATGGGGTGCACTGGTTGGTCTGTGGGGCGCAACGCCCAGAgacatggggacacagggaaggggttctatggggatggggggacacAGGAGTGGGGGGGGACACCGGGACTCAGGGGTATGAGAGAAAGGGAGGGCATGAGAGTAAGGGGACGCGGGTACGGGGGATGCAGGGACTCACTTCCTCCCGCGATGCCGTAGCGCCCCCCAGCGGCGAGCACCTGCGGCTGCGGGTGGGCGTGTCCTCCGCGCTTGACGGACAGGTAACTTTCCGTCCCTGCCCACGTGGTTCGGCGGTTCCCGCCCCCCACCGCCGATTGGTGGGATGGCAGAGGAGGCCCCGCCTCCTCACGGCGGTGATTGGCGGAGGCGCGGCAGCTGATACGCCCCCCGCGGCTGGGGCTACCGCGGAGCCCGGTCAGTGCTACCGGCGGCCGGGACGGGGCGGGCGGGACTGGTGCCGGTCACCGGCGCGGCGTGGGCTCACCATGATCGTGTGTCCACAGAGCGTGGAGCACCCCCGAGGAAGCCGGTGCCAGCGGCTGCCGGGGCAGGTAGGACCCGCCCCGCCGCCACCGGAGCCCGTACCGGAGCACCAGGCTCGGCTCTGCTCGCTGCCACTGGCCTGGCCCGGGCGCAGCACTAGCAGGCCAGGGCATTTCCGTCCCCCGCGGTGCTACGCGGGGTCGGAGGGGTCGCGCTCTCTCGATGCGGTGGTCGGCGGCCCGGTGCCGGTACCGGTGCGGCAGCGCCGTCCCCGTCTCCTTTGTGCGGGATGCGGGAGGCGCCGTGCCTCCATCACTGCCAATCaaacttgtttttctctctccgCCTGCACTGCTCGCGCCGCGCACCGGGGGCGCTGGCGCTGCCGCTGCCACCGCTCGCACAATGGGGCCCCAGTTACGGGCCGCCAGCCCCGCCGTAGGGACCCCCCACCTCCTGCATTAGCAGTTTTCCCGTCCCCTAGAGAACCGGGGCGGGGGGCGTGCGAGGGGTGTCCTCAGCGAGCATCACCGGCGGAGCCACCGGTATCAGCGGAGTCGCAGTGTCGGCTCGCGCGGGAGCCCCGGGGgtggcgggcggggggcaggcGGAGGCCGGAGACCCCCGGCCCCTCTCCCGCGGCTTCCGGCGCTGCCCGTGCTCGCTCCGGGTGCAGGGCCTCCTGCCCGGTCCACACGCACGGTGCCGCCCACCGGTTGTCTGCCCGGCAGCGGCAGGGCCTGAGGTTCCTGGGGGTGTTCACGGGTCTTGGACGCGGGAAGGACCCGCGGGGGGGTTGAGGGATCTCCCCCCCGCTCAGCGTGCAGagacgaggaggaggagggttaTGGCTGGAGAGGTTGAGGAAGGTGGCCCCGGGGGCAGTGCCTGGTGGACGCCGGGCTGAGCCGTTGCTGTAGGGAACAGGCAGGAGAGCCCAGCAGAGGCTGAGGCTGCCCTGCATCTTCCTTCATCCTCCCCTTCTAAGCTATGTCTGCCCGGGCCCTCACTCCATCATCACCTGGACAAACA comes from the Melopsittacus undulatus isolate bMelUnd1 chromosome 6, bMelUnd1.mat.Z, whole genome shotgun sequence genome and includes:
- the IL2RG gene encoding cytokine receptor common subunit gamma, which produces MAVLSAFLGSVLLFGLGPYLAAARSPPGVECVLFNEEYMTCTWGSRETLTANYSLYYWYEKASPVVECKHYLQDHGTRIGCRFSQNEIIQFQPFHVLLNASLGSRTLKILSKSMELQDLVKPEAPVNLTIHNVSNNQLQLTWSSPYPKAQCLEHAVKYKSNKDTSWTEHRVNGDMFSFPSMDHEKYYTFYVRSKINNYCGSTQLWSEWSVPVVWGSNSTSKGTAEEQLHRFWIHTVLVPIASCLILLVLVILLVRMERVWVILMPRIPNPSKNFDELFITHNGNFQEWAGVPKDVVESFKPNYSENICYVSELPPNNSYEPLWENSNHHPSAVPGAPAPPPEHSPYKNTYMGV